One genomic window of Magnolia sinica isolate HGM2019 chromosome 3, MsV1, whole genome shotgun sequence includes the following:
- the LOC131241523 gene encoding large ribosomal subunit protein bL19c-like — protein MGDAVEPVAQDSSSVSPEIVWPIKFKRPDKIARHIMQILNKEAMEAVKADREIPDIKPGYTVHLKVEVLENKCRVSILKGIVISRHNAGLNTTFRLWRLVVSVGVESVFPLYSPNIKEFKVLDKKEVRKAKLY, from the coding sequence ATGGGTGATGCCGTAGAACCTGTTGCACAGGACTCTTCTTCAGTTAGCCCTGAGATAGTTTGGCCCATCAAATTCAAAAGGCCTGATAAAATAGCCAGGCACATAATGCAAATTTTAAATAAGGAAGCAATGGAGGCAGTAAAGGCAGATAGAGAGATCCCTGACATAAAGCCTGGTTATACTGTCCATCTTAAAGTGGAAGTGCTCGAGAACAAGTGTCGAGTTTCAATTCTGAAAGGCATTGTTATATCAAGGCACAATGCTGGTCTGAATACAACATTTAGATTATGGAGGTTGGTCGTAAGTGTTGGAGTGGAATCTGTTTTCCCTTTATACTCTCCCAACATAAAGGAATTCAAAGTGCTAGACAAGAAGGAAGTCAGGAAGGCAAAGCTGTATTAA